A single Chaetodon trifascialis isolate fChaTrf1 chromosome 18, fChaTrf1.hap1, whole genome shotgun sequence DNA region contains:
- the plag1 gene encoding zinc finger protein PLAG1 has protein sequence MATGTQGHRDHILEKAKLATPMGRRKRAEGKPKKNFPCQECQKAFNSLEKLKVHSYSHTGERPYRCSHPDCTKAFVSKYKLLRHMATHSPEKNHKCSYCEKMFHRKDHLKNHLHTHDPYKEAFTCQECGKSYNTKLGFKRHLALHAANSGDLTCQVCLQPFPSTGVLLEHLKTHAGKSSGGTKEKKHRCEHCERRFYTRKDVRRHMVVHTGRKDFLCQYCAQRFGRKDHLTRHVKKSHARELLRVKTEPADSLEPVVYDLLSGGIKGELPGMLTPRPHQLNMYTGPVLDTEPFPTTTHPFSLKYPLGSNFTSYTFSSQEREQNLKGELETYLMELQSSMPSSSAAQEHQLSSSKLDLETQVGVLEETSQEVSLSKMSTPVAAASAGDSLASSSSLMDFSQLFNFLPLNGPPYNQAGGSGGQGVAYPPNEEPSSLVQLPPHAPDGPDAAENPLHGLPSSFISNLSTPTTLPRFHQAFQ, from the exons ATGGCCACGGGAACCCAGGGCCACCGTGACCACATTCTGGAGAAAGCCAAACTTGCAACGCCCATGGGGAGGCGcaagagagcagagggaaagcCGAAGAAAAATTTCCCTTGCCAGGAGTGTCAGAAAGCTTTCAACAGTCTGGAGAAGTTGAAGGTGCACTCATACTCTCACACAGGAGAAAGACCCTACCGCTGCTCCCACCCTGACTGCACCAAGGCTTTCGTCTCCAAATACAAGCTGCTACG GCATATGGCAACTCACTCGCCAGAAAAAAACCACAAGTGTTCATACTGTGAGAAAATGTTCCACCGCAAGGATCACTTAAAGAATCACCTACACACTCACGACCCGTACAAGGAGGCATTCACCTGTCAGGAGTGTGGCAAGAGCTACAACACCAAGCTGGGCTTCAAACGCCACCTCGCCCTCCACGCTGCCAACAGTGGAGACCTCACCTGCCAAGTGTGCCTGCAACCGTTCCCCAGCACAGGGGTTCTTCTGGAACACCTCAAAACACATGCTGGCAAGTCCTCTGGTGGGACCAAAGAGAAAAAGCATCGCTGTGAGCATTGCGAGCGGCGATTTTACACCCGTAAAGATGTGCGACGGCACATGGTGGTGCACACCGGACGTAAGGACTTCCTTTGCCAGTACTGTGCACAGCGCTTTGGTAGGAAGGACCACCTGACACGTCACGTGAAAAAGAGCCACGCCCGGGAGCTGCTAAGGGTAAAAACTGAGCCAGCTGATTCGCTGGAGCCAGTCGTCTACGACTTGTTGTCTGGGGGCATCAAGGGCGAGCTTCCAGGAATGCTGACGCCGAGGCCACACCAGCTCAACATGTACACAGGCCCCGTCCTGGACACAGAGCCCTTCCCCACCACCACACACCCCTTTTCTTTAAAGTACCCGCTGGGCTCCAATTTTACCTCATACACCTTCTCCTCACAGGAGCGGGAGCAAAATCTAAAGGGAGAACTGGAGACCTAcctgatggagctgcagagcaGCATGCCCTCATCCTCTGCAGCCCAAGAACACCAACTCTCCTCCTCCAAACTGGACTTGGAGACTCAAGTGGGCGTGCTGGAGGAAACAAGCCAGGAGGTGTCCCTGTCCAAAATGTCCACGCCGGTGGCAGCAGCCTCTGCAGGTGACTCTCTggcttcatcctcctctctgatggaCTTCTCACAGCTTTTCAACTTCCTGCCACTCAACGGGCCTCCCTACAACCAGGCAGGGGGCAGCGGGGGGCAGGGCGTTGCCTACCCACCCAATGAAGAGCCTTCATCTCTTGTCCAGCTGCCTCCCCATGCCCCTGATGGCCCTGATGCTGCAGAGAATCCGCTTCATGGGCTCCCCTCCTCCTTTATATCCAACCTGAGCACACCCACCACACTGCCCCGCTTCCACCAAGCTTTTCAGTGA